A single genomic interval of Sphingobacteriales bacterium harbors:
- a CDS encoding OmpH family outer membrane protein encodes MKQLFLALSLFVLSVLLAPTNLAAQSFGYVDSRQILEKMNTYQQAQQQINQIAEGWEKEVTAQKQNIEKLYKQFQAEQVLLTDKDRAKREQEIFDKEKALKDFQREKFGPEGELYKKRVELVKPIQDQVAKAIETVAKNKKIDFVLDKGQGVAIVYANPSFDYTADVLKELNTK; translated from the coding sequence ATGAAGCAACTATTTTTGGCTTTGTCCTTATTTGTATTATCTGTTTTATTAGCCCCCACAAACCTTGCAGCCCAAAGTTTTGGCTATGTTGATTCGAGGCAAATACTCGAAAAAATGAATACCTACCAACAAGCACAACAACAAATAAACCAAATTGCCGAAGGCTGGGAAAAAGAGGTAACCGCCCAAAAACAAAACATCGAAAAACTATACAAACAGTTTCAGGCCGAGCAAGTATTATTAACCGATAAAGACCGTGCTAAACGCGAACAAGAGATTTTTGACAAAGAAAAAGCGCTAAAAGATTTTCAGCGCGAAAAATTTGGCCCAGAAGGTGAGTTATATAAAAAACGGGTTGAATTGGTAAAACCCATACAAGACCAAGTTGCCAAAGCTATTGAAACGGTAGCTAAAAACAAAAAAATTGATTTTGTACTCGACAAAGGGCAAGGTGTTGCTATTGTATATGCAAATCCAAGTTTTGACTATACAGCCGACGTGCTTAAAGAATTAAACACAAAATAA
- a CDS encoding DUF255 domain-containing protein — MFSAFTPAAQNYTTDNNAAQAQNNNDIEWVELDALDSLMQKEPRKVLFKIYADWCGWCKKMDKTTFKHEAVVQYVGEKFYAVRLDAEDKNTLNFKGKTYKYVKQGKAGANELALELMKNRVELPATVILDEKYRHLSLFPGYLDAHDLDLILHYYTTSAYQKRVPIGIFAQNYKSTIKRSDLSQF; from the coding sequence ATGTTTAGCGCATTTACACCCGCTGCCCAAAATTATACTACTGATAATAATGCAGCACAAGCCCAAAACAATAATGATATTGAATGGGTTGAACTTGATGCGCTTGACTCGCTGATGCAAAAAGAACCCCGAAAAGTTTTATTTAAAATTTATGCCGACTGGTGCGGCTGGTGCAAAAAAATGGATAAAACCACATTTAAGCACGAAGCTGTTGTGCAATATGTTGGCGAAAAATTTTACGCTGTTCGTTTAGATGCCGAAGATAAAAACACGCTTAATTTTAAAGGGAAAACGTATAAATATGTTAAACAAGGCAAGGCCGGAGCTAATGAGTTGGCCTTAGAACTAATGAAAAATCGCGTTGAATTGCCTGCTACGGTAATTTTAGACGAAAAATACCGCCATCTTTCCCTTTTTCCGGGGTATTTAGATGCGCACGATTTAGACCTTATTTTGCATTACTATACCACATCGGCCTACCAAAAGCGAGTGCCAATAGGTATATTTGCCCAAAACTATAAATCAACTATTAAACGCTCCGACCTAAGTCAGTTTTAA